In Arachis stenosperma cultivar V10309 chromosome 1, arast.V10309.gnm1.PFL2, whole genome shotgun sequence, one DNA window encodes the following:
- the LOC130934472 gene encoding uncharacterized protein LOC130934472, with the protein MDLDKPLHFKYLVNGRNFHIEYEELYMICFTCEKFGHIKECVEKAQSATAGGTNGDQDTKNQTNPQEESQNGIKDRRIRRPKNKGKTVIQKTPMFGPWMVVKKQKRTRRQANGEGGNVAGGKQVEGSPKEFVSGSHMRRAKALSIAQNSEKTQPGSNQDQPKATQNAFYQTTLNRASNQERPMHILGKDNMTPTEVGRAFPQPLLNNSNPNPFSDNPPVTDEIMGSGDTFVLETPIGPIPHLKPSNPEGMQFLGSELDEIMIEKTIVVMNRDNRFGPLGEDVEMA; encoded by the exons ATGGATCTAGATAAGCCTTTGCATTTCAAATACCTAGTGAATGGGAGAAACTTTCACATAGAATATGAAGAGCTGTATATGATATGCTTCACATGTGAAAAGTTTGGTCATATTAAAGAATGTGTAGAGAAAGCACAAAGTGCAACAGCCGGAGGTACAAATGGAGACCAAGATACGAAAAATCAGACAAACCCGCAGGAGGAGAGCCAAAATGGCATCAAAGACAGGAGGATAAGGAGGCCAAAAAATAAGGGTAAAACAGTAATTCAAAAGACTCCAATGTTTGGGCCATGGATGGTGgttaaaaagcaaaaaaggacAAGGAGACAAGCTAATGGTGAGGGAGGAAATGTGGCTGGAG GGAAACAGGTGGAAGGATCTCCGAAAGAATTTGTGTCAGGTAGCCATATGAGGAGGGCAAAAGCTTTGAGCATAGCCCAAAATTCAGAAAAGACCCAACCAGGTTCAAATCAAGATCAACCTAAAGCAACCCAAAATGCTTTTTACCAGACCACCTTAAACAGAGCATCCAATCAGGAAAGGCCTATGCACATCCTAGGTAAGGACAATATGACTCCAACTGAAGTGGGGAGGGCCTTTCCCCAACCCCTTCTTAATAATAGTAATCCCAACCCCTTCTCTGACAACCCACCTGTTACTGATGAGATAATGGGCTCAGGAGACACTTTTGTGTTAGAAACGCCTATTGGGCCTATACCCCACCTTAAACCATCGAACCCAGAAGGAATGCAATTCTTGGGTTCTGAATtagatgagattatgatagagAAAACTATTGTCGTGATGAACAGAGATAACAGGTTTGGCCCTTTGGGGGAAGATGTAGAGATGGCCTAA
- the LOC130934479 gene encoding uncharacterized protein LOC130934479: MRENGRRRTYADLVIHSSLEPQPVESEDSNEDKGMSEDFLESDFGTDMGELEMSQAQREAIRQKKKEEHSNPSISVKMLQDGTFSIHVNKTEKKILEKPWKQALIIKLLGRRISYRVLKRKLDTMWAKIGGMVLIDLGNEYFVARLYNEDDYWHVIEGRSWLLFDHYLTIRQWTLDFYPFGVAINKIATWVCLPDIPIKYYNKRFLGTVGDQIENTLKVDMYTAS, translated from the coding sequence ATGAGggagaatggaagaagaagaacataCGCAGACCTTGTCATCCACAGTAGCTTGGAGCCACAACCAGTAGAATCGGAGGACTCTAATGAGGATAAGGGTATGTCTGAAGACTTTTTAGAAAGTGACTTTGGGACAGACATGGGAGAACTGGAGATGAGTCAAGCTCAAAGGGAAGCCATACgccagaagaagaaggaggaacaTAGTAACCCATCTATCTCAGTCAAAATGCTTCAAGATGGCACCTTCAGCATCCATGTCAACAAAACTGAGAAGAAAATATTGGAGAAGCCTTGGAAGCAGGCGCTCATTATCAAGCTTCTAGGGAGAAGGATTAGTTATAGAGTCCTCAAAAGGAAATTGGATACCATGTGGGCCAAAATAGGAGGTATGGTCTTAATAGACCTTGGAAATGAATACTTTGTTGCCAGGCTGTACAATGAAGATGACTATTGGCATGTCATAGAGGGAAGGTCGTGGCTCCTTTTCGACCACTACCTCACTATCCGGCAATGGACACTAGATTTCTATCCCTTTGGAGTGGCCATCAATAAAATTGCAACATGGGTATGCCTCCCAGATATCCCTATTAAATACTATAATAAGCGGTTCCTAGGTACAGTTGGGGATCAAATTGAAAATACATTGAAAGTGGACATGTATACTGCTAGTTAG
- the LOC130972251 gene encoding GPI ethanolamine phosphate transferase 3 has product MKEREIEGAARRRKITGKWRYTWHLWMTLLLHIAAIVLFTRGFLLTRTELPHYSNSSDVSESQCLYSSSHNNTTTSSWTKPAVNRLIIIVLDALRFDFVAPSTFFPESKHWMDKLKVLKEVVSKSPTSAKIFKAIADPPTTSLQRLKGLTTGGLPTFVDVGNSFGAPAIVEDNFLNQLVQSGKKVVMMGDDTWTQLFPHHFERSYPYPSFNVKDLDTVDNGCIEHLFPSLYEDDWDVLISHFLGVDHVGHIFGVDSTQMTEKLEQYNSILEKVIEVLEKESGPGRLHENTLLVVMGDHGQTLNGDHGGGGAEEVETAIFAMSVKKPPSSVPVEYDTSSCQLDLDGKNVCVSSMQQLDFAVTMSALLGIPFPYGSIGQVNPELYALGAGSWNLDVSQQLSESDIWIQNYANILCINSWQVKRYIDAYSASSAVGFSSDDLSRVASVYAQAENHWLRSTKKLQLDKKDIDALVPALKKQIESYFNFLRTVAELARSKWTEFDLRMMGAGIAIMSISLMFQVLAILRANSQDGATLASSGYAWFFSASAFAFFLLGMRAVSFLSNSFILEEGKVANFLLSTSGIVALRKSVVKGKLLKESVGFLLLSTFCRFGIEIGLSKQASTSAFMKEYTSWILNIASGLAVWNHAAEVVPILVLIILAFWLYKATSDIFFGWPRKIVVVCTILSYMLIIVHWITENNRYILAFMPESIGRIYIPRIVYAILLGQLLLLVFAQLFKGNSSDCKTNLVVKTTAMLSAWSSTVILLSGKQGPMVAFASIVGGYCIMRLCDIEDDAKNGPQRRLSIGPFPVMQWNLFATCLFFCSGHWCAFDGLHYGAAFIGFEEFMLVPQAIILTLDTYGFSIILPVFGLPFLVAMKYKADLGKHVLFTQLSQMYTTYGLITAIMTTFTIYCVTMHRRHLMVWGLFAPKFVFDVFGLLLTDVLICLASLYYFDQGKDGHNHN; this is encoded by the exons atgaaagagagagagatagagggAGCGGCGCGGCGGAGGAAGATCACCGGGAAATGGCGATACACCTGGCACCTGTGGATGACGCTGCTGCTCCACATCGCCGCCATTGTTCTATTCACGAGAGGCTTTCTACTCACGAGAACAGAGCTTCCCCATTACAGCAACTCCTCTGACGTGTCCGAATCACAGTGCCTCTATTCTTCCTCTCACAACAACACCACCACTTCCTCTTGGACTAAACCCGCCGTTAACCGCCTCATCATCATCGTTCTCGATGCCCTCAG GTTTGATTTCGTTGCTCCTAGTACCTTCTTTCCAG AGTCGAAGCACTGGATGGATAAGTTGAAAGTTCTGAAGGAAGTGGTATCTAAAAGTCCAACTTCAGCTAAGATTTTCAAGGCCATTGCTGATCCTCCTACCACCAGTTTGCAGCGCTTAAAG GGCTTGACGACTGGTGGGCTTCCTACTTTTGTAGATGTTGGTAATAGTTTCGGCGCCCCGGCCATTGTTGAAGATAACTTTTTAAATCAG TTGGTTCAAAGTGGGAAGAAAGTTGTTATGATGGGAGATGATACATGGACACAGTTGTTTCCACATCATTTTGAAAGATCGTACCCATACCCTTCTTTTAATGTCAAAGATCTTGATACA GTTGACAATGGATGCATTGAACACTTATTTCCATCCCTGTATGAAGATGATTGGGACGTCCTCATTTCACATTTTCTTGGAGTG GATCATGTTGGACATATATTTGGTGTTGACTCCACTCAAATGACAGAAAAGTTGGAGCAATACAATAGCATTTTAGAA AAAGTTATTGAAGTGCTGGAGAAGGAGTCTGGACCTGGGAGATTACATGAGAATACTCTGCTGGTGGTAATGGGTGACCATGGACAAACTTTAAATGGTGATCATGGTGGTGGGGGTGCTGAAGAG GTGGAAACTGCAATTTTTGCTATGAGTGTTAAGAAACCTCCTTCTTCTGTACCAGTTGAATATGACACCTCTTCTTGTCAACTAGATCTG GATGGGAAGAATGTCTGCGTCAGCTCTATGCAACAG CTTGACTTCGCAGTAACAATGTCAGCATTGCTTGGCATACCTTTCCCTTATGGAAG CATAGGTCAAGTCAATCCCGAACTATATGCTTTAGGAGCAGGTAGTTGGAACTTGGATGTGTCGCAACAGTTATCAGAATCAGATATCTGGATACAGAATTATGCTAATATACTGTGCATAAATTCTTGGCAG GTGAAGAGATATATAGATGCTTACTCAGCTTCTTCAGCTGTTGGCTTTTCCAGTGATGACTTATCCCGAGTAGCAAGTGTTTATGCTCAGGCAGAGAATCATTGGTTGCGTTCAACCAAAAAGCTGCAGCTTGATAAAAAGGACATTGATGCGTTAGTGCCTGCACTTAAGAAGCAAATTGAGTCATACTTCAATTTTCTAAGAACAGTTGCTGAGTTAGCTCGGTCAAAATGGACCGAGTTTGATTTACGTATGATGGGTGCTGGTATTGCAATAATGTCAATATCACTTATGTTTCAAGTTCTTGCCATCTTGAGGGCGAACAGTCAAGATGGTGCAACACTTGCATCATCTGGATATGCTTGGTTTTTCTCTGCCTCAGCTTTTGCATTCTTTTTACTGGGAATGCGCGCAGTCAGTTTCCTTTCAAACAGTTTCATTT TGGAGGAAGGTAAAGTGGCAAATTTTCTTTTGAGCACATCTGGGATCGTTGCATTACGCAAATCTGTTGTCAAGGGGAAACTGCTAAAAGAA AGTGTTGGTTTCCTTCTCTTGAGCACCTTTTGCCGATTTGGAATAGAAATTGGGCTGTCCAAGCAGGCTTCTACTTCTGCTTTCATGAAAGAGTACACTTCATGGATTCTCAATATTGCCTCTGGTTTAGCTGTATGGAACCATGCAGCTGAAGTTGTACCAATTCTCGTGCTGATTATTTTAGCATTCTGGCTATACAAGGCCACCAGTGACATCTTCTTTGGTTGGCCGAGGAAGATTGTTGTTGTGTGTACTATCTTGAGTTATATGCTGATCATAGTGCATTGGATCACTGaaaataatagatatatatTAGCATTTATGCCTGAAAGCATTGGAAGAATTTATATTCCAAGAATCGTATATGCTATTCTTCTGGGACAACTGTTATTATTAGTATTTGCTCAACTATTCAAGGGTAACTCTTCAGATTGCAAGACAAATTTGGTTGTAAAAACGACAGCAATGCTATCTGCATGGAGTTCAACTGTCATTCTTCTTTCTGGAAAACAAGGTCCTATGGTTGCTTTTGCGTCCATAGTTGGAG GTTATTGCATTATGAGGTTGTGCGATATAGAGGATGATGCAAAGAATGGACCTCAGAGACGTCTTTCAATTGGTCCTTTTCCTGTGATGCAATGGAACCTCTTTGCCACATGTCTCTTTTTCTGCAGTGGTCACTG GTGTGCTTTTGATGGTCTCCACTATGGTGCTGCATTTATAGG GTTTGAAGAATTTATGCTTGTCCCCCAAGCAATCATTCTTACACTTGACACCTATGGCTTTTCTATCATCCTTCCAGTATTTGGACTTCCGTTTCTTGTAGCAATGAAGTATAAGGCTGATCTAGGGAAACATGTTCTTTTCACACAGTTATCTCAG atgtatACAACATATGGGCTCATAACAGCAATTATGACGACATTTACCATATATTGTGTCACAATGCATAGGCGGCACCTGATG GTTTGGGGTTTGTTTGCCCCAAAGTTTGTTTTCGATGTGTTTGGTCTTCTCCTTACAGATGTCTTGATTTGTTTGGCCTCACTTTACTATTTTGATCAAGGAAAGGATGGCCACAATCACAATTGA
- the LOC130972278 gene encoding protein NRT1/ PTR FAMILY 4.5-like: protein MDSKDESSLKDAEYQVAKIRRKGGYRAASFVFVMMLLDNVGFVANMVSLVLYFGSVMYFNIPGSATTTTNLLGTAFLIPILGGFISDTFLNRLNTCILFGFIELLGYVLLVIQSHDTKLQPSSPCGEKGCVHGRKAVLFYASIYFFAVGAGGIRGCVPALGADQFDNNDPKERKKLASFFNWFLFFITIGASIGVTAVVYVSTEIDWYKGFIISLACSAGGLFVIAVGKAFYRTRVSGDSPLLSVLQVLFVTVKNLGTKLPQNSDQLHEIQSDESNLMKKLIPHTDQFRILDKAAVLGEGKEPKKWEVCTVTQVEETKILIRMMPILFSTIIMNTCLAQLQTFSIQQGVRMNPHIGRYTIPPASIPVIPLVFMTALIPVYEFAFVPLVRKITGHPNGITELQRVGVGLVLSAISMAIAGIIEVKRKDEFKNHNHVISLFWLSFHYAIFGIADMFTLVGLLEFFYREAPEGMRSLSTSFSFLSLSIGYFLSTVFVEIINSVTRRVTKSKIGWLEGDDFNQIHVELFYWFLAVLSMINFGVYLLCAKWYKYQNAVPFESELVSRNDAALRNDEIEDTAK, encoded by the exons ATG GATTCAAAAGATGAGTCTAGCTTGAAAGATGCTGAGTATCAAGTTGCGAAGATTCGAAGAAAAGGAGGATATAGAGCAGCTTCTTTCGTCTTTG TAATGATGTTGCTAGATAACGTAGGGTTTGTGGCAAACATGGTTAGTTTGGTTTTGTATTTTGGGTCAGTCATGTATTTCAACATCCCTGGCTCTGCAACAACCACAACAAACTTGTTGGGCACTGCTTTCTTGATCCCCATCCTTGGAGGATTCATCTCTGATACCTTTCTTAATCGCCTCAACACTTGCATCCTCTTTGGCTTTATTGAGTTGTTG GGATACGTTCTACTTGTGATTCAATCCCATGACACAAAACTTCAGCCATCATCACCATGTGGGGAAAAGGGTTGTGTACATGGCAGAAAAGCTGTGCTCTTCTACGCTTCAATATACTTTTTTGCAGTTGGTGCTGGTGGAATAAGAGGGTGTGTACCTGCCCTCGGAGCTGATCAATTTGATAACAATGATCCAAAAGAACGCAAGAAACtagcaagcttcttcaattggttcttgttcttcatcacaATAGGTGCTAGCATTGGAGTCACAGCTGTGGTTTATGTGAGCACTGAAATTGACTGGTACAAAGGTTTCATCATATCATTGGCGTGTTCTGCCGGAGGCCTTTTCGTCATTGCCGTGGGAAAGGCTTTCTATCGTACCCGAGTGTCCGGAGATAGTCCATTGTTGAGTGTTCTACAG GTTCTGTTCGTCACAGTAAAGAATTTAGGGACTAAACTACCTCAAAATTCTGATCAATTGCATGAAATACAAAGTGATGAGTCCAATTTGATGAAAAAACTGATCCCTCATACTGATCAATTCAG GATTCTAGACAAAGCAGCGGTTCTAGGAGAAGGCAAAGAACCAAAGAAATGGGAAGTTTGCACTGTGACACAAGTGGAAGAAACAAAGATCCTCATAAGAATGATGCCTATTCTTTTTAGTACCATAATCATGAACACATGTTTGGCACAACTTCAAACCTTCTCAATTCAACAAGGAGTTAGAATGAATCCACACATTGGCCGATACACCATCCCGCCTGCTTCAATCCCCGTAATCCCTCTAGTATTCATGACTGCCTTAATTCCGGTTTACGAATTCGCTTTTGTGCCTCTTGTTCGCAAGATAACAGGCCACCCCAACGGAATTACAGAACTGCAACGCGTTGGGGTCGGCCTTGTCCTATCCGCGATCTCAATGGCCATAGCTGGCATCATAGAGGTTAAAAGAAAGGATGAGTTCAAAAACCACAACCATGTTATAAGCCTCTTCTGGCTCTCCTTCCATTATGCAATTTTCGGCATAGCCGATATGTTCACATTGGTAGGATTGTTGGAGTTTTTCTACAGGGAAGCACCCGAAGGAATGCGCTCGCTCTCTACTTCATTCTCGTTTCTTTCGCTGTCCATTGGTTACTTCTTGAGCACGGTATTTGTAGAAATCATAAACTCGGTTACAAGGAGGGTCACAAAGAGCAAGATAGGGTGGTTAGAAGGGGATGACTTTAACCAAATCCATGTTGAATTGTTCTATTGGTTCTTAGCCGTATTAAGCATGATTAACTTTGGCGTATACCTTTTATGTGCAAAATGGTACAAGTACCAAAATGCTGTTCCATTTGAAAGTGAATTGGTGTCTAGGAATGATGCAGCTCTTAGAAATGATGAAATAGAGGACACTGCaaaatga
- the LOC130973546 gene encoding pectin acetylesterase 10-like, which yields MLKRSNSFGAMRMLCWGFGFIGFMFVKLVQGFENGNVTDMLYFNNNRPLMVGLTLIYGAAAKGAVCLDGSLPGYHFHRGYGAGSNSWLIQLEGGGWCGNVRNCIYSKKTRHGSSAFMEKQIPFVGILSNKAWENPDFYNWNRIKIRYCDGASFTGDSQNERAGLFFRGQRIWLAAMEDLMSKGMRYAKQALLSGCSAGGLATILHCDEFKEMFPRTTRVKCLSDAGLFLDAVDVSGHRSLRNLFGGVVALQGAQRNLPRTCTSRLNPILCFFPQHSIASVKAPLFLLNAAYDTWQIQASLAPPSADYHWNWYDCRKNYARCSAPQMQYLQGFRNQMLRAVRRFSKLHKNGLFINSCFAHCQSERQDTWFAHDSPHIGNRGIAQSVGNWYFDRVQVQAIGCPYPCDKTCHNLVFN from the exons ATGTTGAAAAGAAGCAACAGTTTTGGAGCCATGAGGATGCTATGCTGGGGGTTTGGGTTTATAGGGTTCATGTTTGTGAAATTGGTACAAGGATTTGAGAATGGTAATGTCACAGATATGCTGTATTTCAATAATAACAGACCTTTGATGGTTGGTCTTACTCTTATTTATGGTGCTGCCGCCAAAGGAGCTG TATGTCTTGATGGATCTTTACCAGGTTACCACTTCCACCGCGGATATGGCGCCGGATCAAACAGTTGGCTCATACAATTGGAG GGAGGAGGCTGGTGTGGAAATGTCAGAAATTGCATTTATAGTAAGAAGACGCGGCATGGTTCGTCGGCGTTTATGGAAAAACAGATACCATTTGTTGGGATATTAAGCAACAAAGCTTGGGAAAACCCAG ATTTCTACAATTGGAATAGAATTAAAATTCGTTATTGTGATGGTGCATCATTTACTGGAGACAGTCAAAATGAG CGAGCAGGGTTGTTTTTCAGAGGGCAACGCATCTGGCTCGCTGCTATGGAAGATCTAATGTCGAAAGGAATGCGCTATGCTAAGCAG gCTCTTCTATCTGGATGTTCTGCTGGAGGTTTGGCAACTATTCTACATTGTGATGAATTCAAGGAAATGTTCCCAAGAACCACAAGAGTAAAGTGCTTAAGTGATGCTGGATTGTTCCTTGACGC TGTTGATGTATCCGGCCATCGCAGTTTGAGGAATTTGTTTGGAGGTGTGGTTGCCTTACAG GGAGCACAAAGAAACCTTCCGAGGACTTGTACCAGTCGCCTCAATCCAATTTTG TGCTTTTTCCCTCAGCACTCAATTGCCAGTGTTAAGGCACCACTGTTTCTTCTCAATGCAGCTTATGATACTTGGCAG ATTCAAGCAAGTCTAGCTCCGCCGTCTGCTGACTATCACTGGAATTGGTATGATTGCAGAAAAAATTACGCGCGTTGCAGCGCGCCTCAAATGCAATATCTGCAAG GTTTTCGGAATCAGATGCTAAGAGCTGTAAGAAGATTCTCGAAGTTGCATAAAAACGGGTTATTCATAAATTCTTGTTTCGCTCATTGCCAGTCCGAAAGACAGGATACATGGTTTGCTCACGACTCTCCCCATATTGGAAATCGA GGGATAGCACAGTCTGTTGGAAACTGGTATTTCGATCGAGTTCAAGTTCAGGCCATTGGTTGTCCTTACCCTTGTGACAAAACCTGCCATAATTTGGTTTTCAACTGA
- the LOC130934488 gene encoding uncharacterized protein LOC130934488 yields the protein MERGISLKMYYNGQIFPQTSEGVSFVCENPRDIVIPFAITYEEFKSILCQCGDNQVLKRVVNIFYRQPVLVFGGFVQFQMMSVVDEGSMQGMFSIYQQTRAQVSILELYVEFEELVEVDLPEANIDWTVYNSESEEEFEGTYHIVGPTEEVGEDDIIVESNVADVANALASQYPSREPSFMHALDVDAMNAPEFPEYINSNPVVVSDGEFVVGMEFSSRETIIAAIKDYTIRRGVDYRVCESEPTTFYAKCVQYGRSCDWLIRASLIKRKFCWVVRRYNGSHTCTRTRISQDHAKLNSDMIAEVIKPLVEADPSLKVKSIIAEVQSKFNYTTSYRKAWLAKQKAIANLFGGWEASYEALPSWFEAMVQKDPSAAVEIETAPAYQGDEVDGTHLYGKYKGALLVAVSQDGNGNIVPLAFAVVEGETSDAWHFFLTHLRTHVVTRDGVGLISDRHDSITSAIARSNGSWEPPRAIRMFCVRHIASNFLRNFKAPYLQKLIVNMGYCRTVHEFNVQYARLRERGEAYTRWLDRIPRQQFALAFDNGYRWGHMTTNLVECINGVLKGARNLPITSLVKATFYRLNELFTRKRAEAEVRRNAGHVFSEYASNKLQSNQQAAGNIQVNLFDRQNEIFEVREMPIGIEYAVNLRQRYCDCGEFQTDRIPCRHVFACCANQRLDWQQYVHEVYRMDEIRKVYRARFKPLGNPATWPVYQGPRHIPNPHLKRVSKGRPKITRFLNEMDMRDMRGPRRCRLCGGEGHSRSRCPHRAGPSAGGSAPMS from the exons ATGGAGAGAGGTATTAGTTTGAAAATGTATTATAATGGTCAAATCTTTCCCCAAACATCTGAAGGTGTGAGTTTTGTTTGTGAGAATCCACGTGATATTGTTATTCCTTTTGCAATAACATACGAGGAATTTAAGAGTATACTTTGTCAATGTGGTGATAATCAAGTATTAAAGAGAGtcgttaatattttttatagacaGCCTGTTTTAGTGTTCGGTGGTTTCGTTCAGTTTCAAATGATGAGTGTGGTTGACGAAGGAAGTATGCAAGGAATGTTTTCGATCTACCAACAAACACGAGCACAAGTGTCTATTCTCGAAttgtatgttgagtttgaaGAATTAGTTGAGGTTGATTTACCGGAGGCTAACATCGACTGGACTGTTTATAACAGTGAAAGCGAAGAGGAATTTGAGGGCACCTACCATATTGTTGGTCCAACTGAAGAAGTGGGTGAAGATGATATAATAGTTGAGTCTAACGTAGCAGATGTGGCAAATGCACTGGCGAGCCAATATCCATCTAGAGAGCCTTCTTTCATGCACGCCTTGGATGTAGACGCTATGAATGCACCAGAATTTCCTGAATATATCAATTCAA ATCCTGTTGTTGTTTCGGACGGTGAATTTGTTGTTGGCATGGAATTTAGTTCTAGAGAGACTATTATTGCAGCAATTAAAGATTATACCATTCGCAGGGGAGTGGATTATCGGGTGTGTGAATCTGAGCCAACGACTTTTTATGCTAAGTGTGTACAATACGGAAGAAGTTGCGATTGGCTTATTAGAGCTAGTCTTATTAAGAGAAAGTTTTGTTGGGTTGTAAGGCGATACAATGGTAGTCACACATGCACTAGAACTAGAATTTCTCAAGATCATGCCAAGCTAAATTCAGACATGATTGCAGAGGTGATAAAGCCATTGGTTGAAGCTGATCCATCTTTGAAAGTGAAATCAATAATTGCTGAAGTGCAGTCAAAATTCAATTATACGACAAGTTACCGCAAAGCATGGCTCGCGAAGCAAAAGGCAATTGCAAACCTTTTTGGTGGTTGGGAAGCTTCTTATGAAGCTTTGCCGTCGTGGTTTGAAGCAATGGTACAAAAAGATCCATCAGCAGCAGTCGAGATTGAAACTGCACCAGCATACCAAGGGGATGAG GTGGATGGGACACATCTGTACGGGAAATATAAAGGAGCTCTACTAGTTGCAGTTTCTCAGGATGGCAATGGCAATATTGTGCCTCTTGCATTTGCCGTTGTTGAGGGTGAGACTTCTGATGCATGGCACTTCTTTCTTACTCATTTACGCACACATGTGGTGACTCGAGATGGTGTTGGGCTTATCTCTGATCGTCACGACTCTATTACCTCAGCAATAGCTCGTAGTAATGGATCATGGGAACCTCCAAGAGCTATCCGAATGTTTTGTGTTAGGCACATAGCATCCAACTTTTTGAGGAATTTCAAGGCACCGTATTTACAGAAGCTGATAGTCAATATGG GCTATTGTAGGACTGTGCATGAATTTAATGTGCAGTATGCAAGATTACGTGAACGTGGTGAGGCTTACACGCGATGGCTTGATCGAATTCCACGACAGCAATTTGCTTTGGCATTTGATAATGGATACCGTTGGGGTCATATGACCACAAACCTAGTGGAGTGCATCAACGGAGTACTGAAGGGAGCTCGAAATCTTCCTATCACGTCACTTGTGAAGGCAACTTTTTATAGGCTAAATGAGTTGTTCACTAGGAAGAGGGCTGAGGCTGAGGTTCGAAGGAATGCAGGACATGTATTTTCTGAATATGCTAGCAACAAACTGCAATCAAATCAGCAAGCAGCAGGAAACATACAGGTTAACCTATTTGACAGGCAAAATGAGATCTTTGAGGTACGTGAGATGCCCATTGGTATCGAGTATGCTGTGAATCTCCGTCAACGGTATTGTGATTGTGGTGAGTTTCAGACAGATCGAATCCCATGTCGCCATGTCTTTGCGTGTTGTGCGAACCAACGACTTGATTGGCAACAATACGTTCATGAGGTCTATAGGATGGATGAGATAAGAAAGGTGTATAGAGCACGGTTTAAGCCATTAGGAAATCCAGCAACATGGCCGGTGTATCAAGGACCAAGACACATACCTAATCCGCACTTAAAGCGGGTTTCCAAAGGGCGTCCCAAAATAACCCGCTTCTTGAATGAAATGGATATGCGTGATATGCGTGGTCCTAGGCGTTGTAGGCTTTGTGGAGGCGAAGGCCACAGTCGAAGTAGATGCCCCCATCGTGCAGGGCCTAGTGCTGGTGGATCTGCACCTATGTCTTAG